The following are from one region of the Gaiellales bacterium genome:
- a CDS encoding A24 family peptidase, with amino-acid sequence MEFVLPLAGAGFALGWPIEWLIQRFPKGEGTAPSSRRRWIVAGVTALLFAAVTVRIGFHARLAPALLLTALIVPASVIDLRHRIIPNAINLPGAALVYLTAVVAQPDRWAELLIGGLAAALFLGAAWMIYPAGMGLGDVKMTLMIGLALGRYAGVALFAAFAISLMPSIVVLVFKGPRGRKVSFPFGPFLAAGAMVALLYGPELWNAWYVGA; translated from the coding sequence CGTCCTTCCCCTCGCAGGCGCCGGCTTCGCGCTCGGCTGGCCGATCGAGTGGCTGATCCAGCGCTTCCCCAAGGGGGAGGGCACCGCGCCGTCGTCGCGCCGCCGCTGGATCGTCGCCGGGGTGACCGCGCTCCTCTTCGCCGCCGTCACGGTGCGCATCGGCTTCCATGCCCGGCTCGCGCCGGCGCTGCTCCTGACCGCGCTGATCGTCCCCGCCTCGGTGATCGACCTGCGCCACCGCATCATCCCGAACGCGATCAACCTGCCCGGCGCAGCCCTGGTCTATCTGACCGCTGTCGTCGCCCAGCCCGACCGCTGGGCCGAGCTCCTGATCGGCGGCCTGGCCGCGGCCCTCTTCCTCGGCGCCGCCTGGATGATCTATCCGGCAGGGATGGGCCTCGGAGACGTGAAGATGACGCTGATGATCGGGCTCGCGCTGGGACGCTACGCAGGGGTTGCGCTGTTCGCGGCCTTCGCGATCTCGCTCATGCCCTCGATCGTCGTGCTCGTCTTCAAGGGCCCGCGCGGCCGCAAGGTCTCGTTCCCGTTCGGCCCGTTCCTGGCCGCCGGCGCGATGGTCGCGCTCCTGTACGGGCCGGAGCTCTGGAACGCGTGGTACGTCGGGGCGTGA
- the aroC gene encoding chorismate synthase → MELTYVTAGESHGPGLTVVVSGLPAGLELDHELIRADLARRQAGYGRSPRQKLEQDDVEPRGGLRHGRTLGSPLAFFIENRDHKNWTAPMSAWPVDEAELEGYGWRGQPVTLPRPGHADLAGVLKYGHDDVRNVLERASARETAGRVAAGAVAKALIRTIGITVRSQVLQIGTVRATPPAWLQARDFDRAEASEVRCLDPAAEAAMIEEIEQAKRERDTLGGVTEVRAFGVPPGLGSHVSAGARLDGRLAAAMLSIQSAKGVEIGDALTSSARRGSRVHDEIFHSDADGYHRRSDAAGGLEGGMTNGADLVVRTIWKPLPTLMRPLRSVELGSHEPRQAHVERSDVTVLPAAAVVAEAAVAWELARASVEKFGGDAVGDFVAAHAGYLERISRA, encoded by the coding sequence ATGGAGCTCACGTACGTCACCGCAGGGGAGTCGCACGGCCCCGGGCTCACCGTCGTCGTCTCCGGGCTCCCGGCGGGGCTCGAGCTCGACCACGAGCTGATCCGGGCGGATCTCGCCCGCCGCCAGGCCGGCTACGGCCGCAGCCCGCGCCAGAAGCTCGAGCAGGACGACGTCGAGCCGCGCGGCGGCCTTCGCCACGGCAGGACGCTGGGCAGCCCGCTCGCGTTCTTCATCGAGAACCGCGACCACAAGAACTGGACGGCGCCGATGAGCGCGTGGCCGGTCGACGAGGCCGAGCTCGAGGGCTACGGCTGGCGCGGCCAGCCGGTGACCCTGCCGCGGCCGGGCCACGCCGACCTGGCCGGCGTCCTCAAATACGGCCACGACGACGTCCGCAACGTGCTCGAGCGTGCCAGCGCCCGCGAGACCGCCGGACGGGTCGCCGCCGGGGCGGTCGCAAAGGCCTTGATCAGGACCATCGGGATCACCGTGCGCTCGCAGGTGCTCCAGATCGGCACCGTGCGGGCGACGCCGCCCGCGTGGCTCCAGGCGCGCGACTTCGACCGCGCCGAGGCCTCCGAGGTGCGCTGCCTCGACCCCGCCGCCGAGGCCGCGATGATCGAGGAGATCGAGCAGGCCAAGCGCGAGCGCGACACCCTCGGCGGCGTCACGGAGGTGCGTGCGTTCGGCGTCCCGCCCGGCCTCGGCTCGCACGTCTCGGCCGGCGCCCGCCTGGACGGGCGGCTGGCGGCGGCGATGCTCTCGATCCAGTCCGCCAAGGGCGTCGAGATCGGCGACGCGCTCACGAGCTCGGCCCGGCGCGGTTCGCGCGTGCACGACGAGATCTTCCACTCGGACGCGGACGGCTACCACCGCCGCAGCGACGCGGCCGGCGGCCTCGAGGGCGGCATGACGAACGGCGCCGACCTCGTCGTGCGCACCATCTGGAAACCGCTGCCGACGCTGATGCGGCCGCTCCGGAGCGTCGAGCTCGGCTCGCACGAGCCGCGCCAGGCGCACGTCGAGCGCAGCGACGTGACCGTCCTCCCGGCGGCCGCGGTCGTCGCCGAGGCGGCCGTCGCCTGGGAGCTGGCCCGGGCATCGGTCGAGAAGTTCGGCGGGGACGCGGTGGGCGACTTCGTCGCCGCCCATGCCGGCTACCTCGAGCGCATCTCCCGGGCGTGA
- a CDS encoding bifunctional shikimate kinase/3-dehydroquinate synthase produces MIPGPYRNLALIGFMGSGKSSAAGAIAKKLGWRSVDADAEIEREAGKPIKEIFATDGEPAFRALEERVCLRLLHQTGVVVALGGGAITSPLIRERLRDGSFTVLLDVSPQTAWRRIEAGAGDRPLAAEARGFAELYEQRRGLYHASADALVDAEEVHGDEALLAPIARPGALAELPRLIGARRAALVADRSVLRLVGAPFDAFVTVRLPAGEPAKTVAVARQAWTRLAELGLERGDVVVGLGGGAATDVAGFVAASYLRGVPWIAVPTSLVGMVDAAMGGKTGIDLPSAKNAVGAFHLPEWVVSDPGVLETLPVREWACGFAEVIKTALLAGGRLWEVVREWEPGRGTSEERLELIRRCAAYKVRVVAADPTERGRRAVLNLGHSIGHAVEVATDYKAFAHGEAVGIGLLPALWLSAQTEGLDPAVEDEVRDLLRRHDLPVVARNVSPAAIVDAMSHDKKARGGRVRFALLSGIGNPVWDRDPGDELVEAAVARAVAHRG; encoded by the coding sequence GTGATCCCCGGGCCGTACCGCAATCTGGCCCTGATCGGCTTCATGGGCTCGGGCAAGAGCTCCGCGGCGGGTGCCATCGCGAAAAAGCTCGGCTGGCGGTCGGTCGACGCCGACGCCGAGATCGAGCGCGAGGCCGGAAAACCGATCAAGGAGATCTTCGCGACCGACGGCGAGCCGGCGTTCCGGGCGCTCGAGGAGCGGGTGTGCCTGCGCCTCCTGCACCAGACCGGCGTTGTCGTCGCTCTCGGGGGCGGCGCGATCACCTCGCCGCTCATCCGCGAGCGGCTGCGGGACGGGTCGTTCACCGTGCTGCTCGACGTGTCGCCGCAGACGGCCTGGCGGCGGATCGAGGCCGGCGCCGGCGACCGGCCGCTGGCCGCGGAGGCACGTGGGTTCGCCGAGCTCTACGAGCAGCGTCGCGGCCTCTACCACGCCTCGGCCGACGCGCTGGTCGACGCCGAGGAGGTGCACGGCGACGAGGCGCTGCTCGCGCCGATCGCCCGGCCCGGCGCGCTGGCCGAGCTCCCGCGCCTGATCGGCGCCCGCCGCGCCGCGCTCGTCGCCGACCGGTCGGTGCTGCGGCTCGTCGGCGCCCCCTTCGACGCGTTCGTGACCGTGCGGCTGCCCGCGGGCGAGCCGGCCAAGACCGTGGCCGTCGCCCGCCAGGCCTGGACGCGCCTGGCCGAGCTCGGCCTGGAGCGGGGAGACGTGGTTGTCGGCCTGGGGGGCGGCGCGGCGACCGATGTCGCCGGATTCGTGGCCGCGAGCTACCTGCGCGGCGTGCCCTGGATCGCCGTGCCGACGTCACTCGTGGGGATGGTCGACGCCGCGATGGGCGGCAAGACCGGCATCGACCTGCCGTCGGCGAAGAACGCCGTCGGCGCCTTCCACCTGCCGGAGTGGGTCGTGTCCGACCCCGGCGTCCTCGAGACCCTGCCCGTGCGGGAGTGGGCGTGCGGGTTCGCCGAGGTGATCAAGACCGCGCTCCTGGCCGGCGGTCGGCTGTGGGAGGTGGTGCGCGAGTGGGAGCCGGGGCGGGGCACGTCCGAGGAGCGGCTCGAGCTGATCCGCCGCTGCGCCGCCTACAAGGTGCGCGTCGTCGCCGCCGACCCGACCGAGCGCGGCCGCCGGGCCGTGCTCAACCTGGGCCACTCCATCGGCCACGCGGTCGAGGTCGCCACCGACTACAAGGCGTTCGCGCACGGCGAGGCGGTCGGCATCGGCCTCCTGCCGGCGCTGTGGCTCTCGGCCCAGACCGAGGGGCTCGACCCGGCCGTCGAGGACGAGGTGCGTGACCTTCTGCGCCGGCACGACCTGCCGGTCGTCGCCCGCAACGTCAGCCCTGCGGCGATCGTGGATGCGATGTCACACGACAAGAAGGCCCGCGGCGGCCGCGTCCGCTTCGCCCTCCTGTCCGGGATCGGGAACCCGGTCTGGGACCGCGATCCCGGGGACGAGCTCGTCGAGGCCGCCGTCGCCCGGGCTGTCGCGCACCGAGGCTAG
- a CDS encoding Gmad2 immunoglobulin-like domain-containing protein produces the protein MRLRLPILVAALLAVSLAAGPATAAPHTGSRMTLDVWLQRGAGKLWLTKRTVPRTPGVAGAALRLLFHGPNAAERAAGVTTAIPAGTGLRGIAISNGTATIDVTRAFAMAAPATTIRQRLAQLTYTATQFATVKRVRLRVGGVVAHSIAGAPVPQPAARRDFLRRLPAILVSRPAIGARVPATVTVAGSADVFEAALTVRVINARGRLLARRHILASCGTGCRGRYSVSIPYTVVRRQPGTIVIFDSGGGSVAHPHVVRVPVRLSVS, from the coding sequence ATGCGTCTCCGGCTTCCGATCCTCGTCGCCGCCCTCCTGGCGGTCTCGCTCGCCGCCGGGCCGGCGACCGCAGCGCCGCACACCGGCTCGCGGATGACCCTCGACGTCTGGCTCCAGCGCGGCGCCGGCAAGCTCTGGCTGACCAAGCGGACGGTGCCGCGGACGCCTGGCGTGGCCGGGGCGGCCCTCCGGCTGCTCTTCCACGGGCCGAACGCGGCCGAGCGGGCCGCGGGTGTGACGACTGCCATTCCGGCCGGCACCGGCCTGCGTGGCATCGCGATCTCGAACGGCACCGCCACCATCGACGTCACCCGGGCCTTCGCGATGGCCGCGCCGGCCACGACGATCCGCCAGCGGCTCGCCCAGCTGACCTATACGGCGACCCAGTTCGCCACGGTGAAGCGGGTGCGCCTGCGCGTCGGCGGCGTCGTCGCGCATTCCATCGCCGGCGCCCCCGTGCCGCAGCCGGCGGCGCGGCGCGACTTCCTGCGCCGGCTGCCCGCGATCCTCGTCTCGCGTCCTGCCATCGGCGCGCGGGTCCCGGCCACGGTCACCGTCGCCGGCAGCGCCGACGTGTTCGAGGCGGCGCTGACCGTGCGGGTGATCAACGCGCGCGGCCGCCTGCTCGCGCGCCGCCATATCCTGGCCTCATGCGGCACCGGCTGCCGCGGTCGCTACTCCGTGTCGATCCCCTACACCGTGGTCCGCCGCCAGCCCGGCACGATCGTCATCTTCGACTCCGGCGGCGGATCGGTCGCCCACCCGCACGTCGTGCGCGTGCCCGTGCGGCTGAGCGTTTCCTAG
- a CDS encoding GerMN domain-containing protein has protein sequence MTRLASLLAIAAAATACSGNGAVAVSSVPHAATKVATTSPSPNPIGVQPTAQVWFVRDGKLFQVSRPMTPGGDLQIAALRALLAGPTAAEQADGVTSAVPPHTQLLGLGHRAGVATVDMSAELGQGTSAAAARLMLAQLVYTVAQAAPIHAMHLKLDDAPASALPGSGVVVPATLTRTRYKSLVPLVQIAGPSALSTAFSPVEVSGYGRTGTTMHVSVIDQAGHVLGQRYVRVSDGRFLADVTVKLASHAGRGEVVAGDSAGGSARLPVRVGLRPLDVYWSVVGVPRVFNPLHLWIWDNRPDPGPVEVIVRGGNGAAAGHALVLPYPCRSQPCRLPLHLVNVPFSLTGVQYGSIEIDTIGPPYYTLRTPRVRLAPGHLPPACTSPASSNGAGSPLSRAAAAVSAGAGRYLPTPELITALRLRAPQLGRLAVAPDQRIFVGGGLLSQPPAGVTWLGETPDGRTLAAGYSCGDQGGGLETTRYPGGRQ, from the coding sequence ATGACGCGTCTGGCGTCTCTCCTGGCGATCGCTGCGGCCGCGACCGCATGCAGCGGGAACGGCGCGGTCGCCGTGAGCAGCGTGCCGCACGCGGCCACCAAGGTCGCGACGACATCGCCATCGCCCAACCCGATCGGCGTCCAGCCCACAGCGCAGGTGTGGTTCGTCCGCGACGGCAAGCTGTTCCAGGTCAGCCGGCCGATGACACCGGGAGGGGACCTTCAGATCGCCGCGCTGCGCGCGCTCCTGGCCGGGCCGACGGCGGCGGAGCAGGCCGACGGCGTGACGAGTGCCGTGCCCCCCCACACCCAGCTGCTCGGGCTCGGCCACCGTGCCGGGGTCGCCACGGTGGACATGAGCGCGGAGCTCGGCCAGGGCACGAGCGCGGCGGCGGCGCGGCTGATGCTGGCCCAGCTGGTCTACACCGTCGCCCAGGCGGCGCCGATCCACGCCATGCACCTGAAGCTCGACGACGCACCGGCATCGGCGCTCCCCGGCTCGGGCGTCGTCGTCCCCGCAACGCTCACGCGCACGCGCTACAAGTCGCTCGTCCCGCTCGTCCAGATCGCGGGACCGTCGGCGCTCTCGACCGCCTTCTCGCCCGTGGAGGTGTCCGGCTACGGCCGCACCGGGACCACGATGCACGTCTCCGTCATCGACCAGGCGGGGCACGTGCTCGGCCAGCGCTACGTGCGTGTGTCCGACGGCCGGTTCCTGGCCGACGTCACCGTCAAGCTCGCGTCTCACGCCGGCCGGGGCGAGGTTGTCGCCGGCGACTCGGCGGGCGGCTCCGCCAGGCTGCCGGTCCGGGTCGGGCTGAGGCCGCTCGACGTGTACTGGTCCGTGGTGGGGGTGCCGCGCGTGTTCAACCCCCTGCACCTCTGGATCTGGGACAACCGGCCCGATCCGGGCCCGGTCGAGGTCATCGTGCGCGGAGGCAACGGCGCCGCCGCCGGCCACGCGCTCGTCCTGCCCTACCCGTGCCGCTCGCAGCCCTGCCGACTGCCGCTGCACCTCGTCAACGTGCCGTTCTCGCTCACCGGCGTCCAGTACGGGTCGATCGAGATCGACACGATCGGGCCGCCGTATTACACGCTGCGGACCCCCCGCGTGCGGCTCGCCCCCGGGCATCTCCCGCCGGCATGTACGAGCCCCGCGTCCTCCAACGGCGCCGGGTCGCCGCTGTCGCGCGCCGCCGCAGCGGTCAGCGCCGGGGCAGGCCGGTACCTGCCGACGCCCGAGCTGATCACGGCGCTCCGACTGCGTGCGCCGCAGCTCGGCCGGCTGGCCGTCGCTCCGGATCAGCGCATCTTCGTCGGCGGCGGCCTTCTGTCCCAACCACCCGCCGGCGTCACCTGGCTGGGCGAGACCCCCGACGGGCGCACGCTCGCGGCGGGCTACAGCTGCGGTGACCAGGGCGGCGGGCTGGAAACCACCCGCTACCCCGGAGGCCGGCAATGA
- a CDS encoding HAMP domain-containing sensor histidine kinase encodes MSAVPTPIRTGRLRRRLAIAFVLVGGLSAGALAVGSYLVVRHSLLSDSTDRALTQAHVNLALARSTLHGNPADLTTLLHLYASRPGFVTVAVIDGRHRTGTLPIPAGLHSLVSHDELAYQRQTVAGTPYLVVGAPTSQPGTALYFYFDEHGVWHDLAVLERILVAGWIVVVLVSGVVGILLARRTLAPVAQASAAARSLAEGLLDTRLPQGSADEFGAWAASFNGMAEALEAKITELSEARERERRFTADVAHELRTPLTALVNEAALLRGHTAEMPADAARLSELVATDVARLRRTAEDLMEISRLDAGTEPVHAAPVSAQEAVRAMVAARGWTDTVTVEGSGRIVTDVRRLERVLVNLIGNAVEHGGGTCSVRIAEHARRFEVADTGPGIPQEHLGRIFERFAKVDPARSGAGSGLGLAIAADNARLLGGSVEVESRAGHGATFTLLLPEQPPVSEEAVR; translated from the coding sequence ATGTCCGCCGTCCCGACGCCGATCCGCACCGGCCGCCTGCGCCGCCGCCTCGCGATCGCGTTCGTGCTCGTCGGCGGCCTCTCGGCCGGCGCGCTCGCGGTCGGCTCGTACCTCGTCGTCCGCCACTCGCTGCTGTCCGACTCGACCGACCGGGCGCTGACCCAGGCGCACGTGAACCTCGCCCTCGCGCGCTCGACGCTGCACGGCAACCCCGCCGACCTGACGACGCTCCTGCACCTCTACGCGTCGCGGCCCGGATTCGTGACCGTCGCGGTCATCGATGGGCGCCACCGGACGGGGACGCTCCCGATCCCGGCCGGACTGCACAGTCTCGTCTCACACGACGAGCTCGCCTACCAGCGTCAGACCGTCGCCGGCACGCCCTACCTCGTCGTCGGCGCGCCGACGTCGCAGCCCGGCACGGCGCTCTACTTCTACTTCGACGAGCATGGCGTCTGGCACGACCTCGCGGTGCTCGAGCGGATCCTCGTCGCCGGCTGGATCGTGGTCGTGCTCGTCTCCGGGGTCGTCGGGATCCTGCTGGCGCGCCGCACCCTGGCTCCGGTCGCGCAGGCCAGCGCGGCCGCCCGCTCGCTCGCCGAGGGCCTTCTCGACACCCGCCTGCCGCAGGGCAGCGCGGATGAGTTCGGCGCGTGGGCGGCGTCGTTCAACGGGATGGCCGAGGCGCTCGAGGCGAAGATCACGGAGCTCTCCGAGGCGCGCGAGCGCGAGCGCCGCTTCACCGCCGACGTCGCCCACGAGCTGCGCACCCCGCTGACGGCGCTCGTGAACGAGGCGGCGCTCCTGCGCGGCCACACCGCCGAGATGCCCGCCGATGCCGCCCGCCTGTCCGAGCTCGTCGCCACGGACGTCGCCCGCCTGCGCCGCACGGCGGAGGACCTGATGGAGATCTCGCGGCTGGATGCCGGCACCGAGCCCGTCCATGCGGCGCCCGTGTCGGCGCAGGAGGCGGTCAGGGCGATGGTCGCCGCCCGGGGGTGGACAGACACCGTCACGGTCGAGGGCAGCGGCCGCATCGTGACCGACGTCCGCCGGCTCGAGCGCGTCCTGGTCAACCTGATCGGGAACGCGGTCGAGCACGGGGGCGGCACGTGCAGCGTGCGCATCGCCGAGCACGCCCGCCGGTTCGAGGTGGCCGATACGGGCCCCGGGATCCCGCAGGAGCACCTCGGGCGCATCTTCGAGCGGTTCGCCAAGGTCGACCCGGCCCGGAGCGGTGCCGGGAGCGGGCTCGGGCTCGCCATCGCCGCGGACAACGCCCGCCTCCTCGGCGGCAGTGTCGAGGTCGAGAGCCGCGCCGGGCACGGCGCCACGTTCACCCTGCTCCTGCCGGAGCAGCCACCCGTCTCGGAGGAGGCAGTCCGATGA